GAATGGCAATGATTTTGCAATTCCATATCCAACCTACTTCCATCCAGCAAAGGATTCTGATGTCTTTGTATGGCAAGATCGAATGAGGAAATTGGAAAGACCATGGCTTTTCTCATTTGCAGGAGCTCCACGCCCTGGCTATCCAAAATTAGCAAGAGATCATATCATTGAACAATGCAAGAATTCCAATGTCTGCAAGTTAATTGAATGTAATTCTGGGCAGAACAGTAAGTGTCATTCTCCCAGCAGTATAATTCAAATGTTTCAGAGTTCTGTATTTTGCCTTCAACCTCAAGGTGAttcatttacaagaagatcatcTTTTGATTCAATGATGGCTGGTTGTATACCTGTGTTCTTCCATCCTGGTTCAGCTTACACCCAATACACTTGGCATCTACCAAGGAATTATTCAAAATACTCTGTTTTCATTCCAGCAGATGATGTTTGGAAAAAGAATGTTAGCATAGAGGAAAGGCTTCTGCAAATTTCTCCTGAACAGGTGAAGATCATGAGGGAAGAGGTTATAAGTTTGATACCAAGATTGATATATGCAGATCCAAGGTCAAGATTGGAAACTCTTAAAGATGCATTTGATGTAGCTGTGGAGGGTGTCATTGACAAAGTTACCAAGTTGAGAAAGGATATCATTGAAGGTCATGAAGATAGAAATTTTAATGAGGAGATTGCTTGGAAGTATGCTCTGTTAGAGGAAGGACAACATGAGGTAGGGCCTCATGAATGGGATTC
The sequence above is a segment of the Telopea speciosissima isolate NSW1024214 ecotype Mountain lineage chromosome 7, Tspe_v1, whole genome shotgun sequence genome. Coding sequences within it:
- the LOC122669651 gene encoding xyloglucan galactosyltransferase MUR3-like; the encoded protein is MLKDCKSLSLWTNMCKFTTNAGLGPPLEEDIEGVFSNSKMYATNQFALDVIFNNRMKQYKCLTRNSSIAAAIFVPFYAGLDISRHLWGYNASVRDVLSLALVDWLVKTPEWKVMGGKDHFLVAGRITWDFRRLTDQDSKWGSKLFTLPAAKNMSMLVIESSAWNGNDFAIPYPTYFHPAKDSDVFVWQDRMRKLERPWLFSFAGAPRPGYPKLARDHIIEQCKNSNVCKLIECNSGQNSKCHSPSSIIQMFQSSVFCLQPQGDSFTRRSSFDSMMAGCIPVFFHPGSAYTQYTWHLPRNYSKYSVFIPADDVWKKNVSIEERLLQISPEQVKIMREEVISLIPRLIYADPRSRLETLKDAFDVAVEGVIDKVTKLRKDIIEGHEDRNFNEEIAWKYALLEEGQHEVGPHEWDSFF